One window from the genome of Alkalihalobacillus sp. LMS6 encodes:
- a CDS encoding YuiB family protein, translating to MEGIHILQLIVSIILFFILFAGIGFLLNMVLRLTWIMAFIYPIVVLLIVNQQPYRFFFQQPGEAFSQLFERVISLHFADIVVLTSGFLGAIAAGIIMKLLRKAGYQMF from the coding sequence ATGGAAGGTATACATATCTTACAATTAATTGTTTCAATCATATTGTTCTTTATCCTATTTGCCGGGATTGGCTTTCTATTAAATATGGTGTTGCGCTTAACCTGGATTATGGCGTTTATTTATCCAATCGTTGTGTTATTAATCGTGAATCAACAGCCTTATCGCTTCTTTTTTCAACAACCTGGGGAAGCATTTAGTCAGTTATTTGAACGTGTGATCTCGCTTCATTTTGCTGATATTGTCGTGCTAACAAGCGGATTCCTTGGCGCAATCGCGGCCGGAATTATTATGAAATTACTAAGAAAAGCGGGCTATCAGATGTTTTAA
- a CDS encoding 3D domain-containing protein has translation MYKNATYKWLFRSFMCVLFIGAVLTTFSVFTNFPFSTIHVQDMNGKALHEHDRSIPGLTVPTYTLMEEELDTTEYNRVHVTATGYTAGVESTGKYPGDPAYGITFSGLPVLRDSYSTVAADPSVFPLGTVLFIPGYGYGVVADTGSAIKGMKLDLYYDSIDDVFNEWGKKDLDVFVIKEGKGSITQDELNALNERTNYHEFKRTRET, from the coding sequence ATGTATAAAAACGCAACCTATAAATGGCTTTTTCGATCATTCATGTGTGTTCTCTTTATTGGTGCAGTGCTTACCACATTTTCTGTATTTACCAATTTCCCATTCTCAACCATTCACGTGCAAGATATGAACGGAAAAGCGTTGCATGAACATGATCGCTCGATTCCTGGTTTAACGGTGCCCACCTATACGCTTATGGAGGAAGAGTTGGATACGACAGAATATAATCGTGTTCATGTAACGGCGACAGGGTATACAGCTGGAGTGGAGTCCACTGGAAAATATCCAGGTGACCCAGCATACGGAATTACCTTTTCAGGATTGCCTGTATTAAGAGATTCTTATTCGACTGTTGCAGCGGACCCATCGGTATTTCCTTTAGGAACGGTTTTATTTATTCCGGGCTATGGATATGGGGTAGTAGCAGATACAGGATCGGCTATAAAGGGAATGAAATTGGACTTATATTATGATTCCATTGATGATGTGTTTAATGAGTGGGGCAAAAAAGATCTAGATGTGTTTGTTATTAAAGAAGGTAAAGGCTCGATTACGCAGGATGAATTAAATGCTTTAAATGAGCGAACAAACTATCATGAATTTAAACGTACCCGTGAAACATAA